TGGAACAATGCGAGGTAGAAACGGGCATGCCCGTAATACTGGAGATGAACAGCGTGATGACGGTGGAGGCAGAAGCAGCAGCGCCCTGGTACTTTTCCATGGCCACCATGTCCATGGCGACCGACTTGATAATGCGCTTGCCACCGATGAACGTACCCAGGGAAATAGCGGCCGAGCAGACGATCATGAGCCACATGGGGAAGCCATCGGACCCCGTAGATTCCATGCCCATCGCCATGGCCATGCCCATAAGGCCAATGGACATGAACTTCTGGCCATCTTGTGCGCCATGCAAAAAGGCCAGCATGCACGCGAAGATATCCTGCAGGATATCGGCAACGCGATTGCCCTTGCGCCTATCGACGCCCGAAAGGAACTTCGCAGCGAGTTTCGTGTTCAACCATCCCAGGAAAAAGCCAGCAAACAAGGAAAAGAGCAGGCCGTACACGACCTTGGCCCATTCGGAGGGAACCACGCCAGCCCAGCCGTTCACGGCGATGGCGCCACCGGTGATGCCCGCAATGAGCGAGTGCGACTTCGAACACGGAATGCCGAAGAACCAGCAGAACACGCCCCATGCGATGGAGCCAATCATGGAAGCCATTAACGCCATGAGCGCCTGATGCGTGTCGCCCGAGAAGTCGACCATGGAGAACATGGTGTGGGCAACGGCAGTGGAGATGTAGGTCATGCCGATGAGGCCGATGAAGTTAAAAACAGCCGCCAAGGTGAGCGCGACGCCAGGGCTAAGGACGCGCGTGGCAACGGCGGTAGCGATAGCATTGGGCGCGTCGGTTGCGCCCGAGACGAGCGTCACGCCAATCACGAGAACGATGATGATGGCGAGAGCAGGATAAGTTGCCATAAGGCCAATTACGGCCGCTAGAGATAAATCCAACGTTTACCTTTCGCATATTGCCGCGCCAGCGGCAAATATCTGAGAGCTGCATTAGTATAGCAAAGCGAAAGATTCGTCCAGTGCCTTTCGCCGAACAGACACGAAGGAGAAGCATGTTCCTACCTATGACGTACGCCGATATGCGCGAGCGCGGCTGGGATGCCGTGGACTTTGCATACGTATGCGGCGACGCATACGTTGACCACCCGTCGTTCGGCATGGCCATCATCTCGCGCCTGCTCGAAGCGCATGGCTATCGCGTGGGCATCATCTGCCAGCCCGATTGGCGCGACCCCAAAAGCATCAACGTGTTTGGCGAGCCCCGTCTGGGCTTCATCGTTTCCGCCGGCAACATGGATTCCATGGTGAACCATTACACGGTGGCAAAGCGGCGTCGCAAGAACGACTTCTACTCCCCCGGCGGCGAGATGGGCCTGCGCCCCGATCACGCCTGCGTGGTATATGGCAACCTCATCCGCCGTACATATAAAGAGACGCCCATCATCCTGGGTGGCATCGAGGCAAGCCTGCGCCGCCTGGCCCATTACGACTACTGGTCGGACAAGCTGAAGCGATCCATCCTGCTGGATTCGGGTGCCGACATCATCTCGTACGGCATGGGCGAGCATTCCGTGGTGGAAATTGCCGATGCGCTGGCATCGGGGCTTTCCGTACACGACCTCACGTTCATTCCTGGCACCGTATTCCGTACGCGCAGCCTGGAGCATCTGTACGAGCCCGTTGTGCTGCCCAGCTACCAGAGCATGCTGGACAACAAGGAGGAATACGCGCGCAGCTTCGGCGAACAGTGCCGCAACTTGAACCCGTATTCGGCCCACACGCTGGTAGAACCCTACGACCACGACGTCTACGTGGTACAGAACGCACCTGCCACGCCGCTTACCACCGAAGAGCTGGACGCGGTGTATCGCCTGCCCTACGAGCGCACGTATCACCCCAGCTACGAAGCTGCTGGCGGCATTCCAGCTATCCGCGAGGTGAAGTTTTCGCTGGCCAGCAATCGTGGCTGCCTAGGAGAGTGCGCATTCTGCGCGCTCAACTTCCATCAGGGGCGCATCATCCAAGCACGCAGCCACGAATCAATCCTGGAAGAAGCGCGCGAGATGACGAAGGATCCCGAGTTCAAGGGCTACATTCACGATGTGGGTGGCCCCACCGCGAATTTCCGCATTCCCGCATGCGCCAAGCAGGAAAAGGCCGGAGCCTGCACGAACCGTCGCTGTCTTTCGCCGAAGCCCTGCAAGCAGCTACGCGTAACGCACGAAGACTACGTGCAGCTGCTGCGCGAACTGCGCGCGCTGCCTGGCGTGAAGAAGGTATTCATCCGCAGCGGCATCCGCTTCGATTACGCCATGCTCGACAATGACCACACGTTCATCCGCGAACTAGCTGCCCACCATACAAGCGGGCAGCTGCGCCTGGCCCCCGAGCACATCAGCGAAACGGTACTGAACGTGATGGGCAAGCCACCGCACGCCATGTACGAGCAGTTCGTACGCGAGTTCAACCGCGCAAGCAAGCAGGCGGGCAAGGAACAATACGTACTGCCCTACCTGATGTCGAGCCATCCTGGCAGCACGCTAAAGGAAGCTGTTGAACTGGCAGAATTCTGCCGCGACCTAGGGTTCAACCCCGAACAGGTAAGCGACTTCTACCCCACGCCCTCTACGGTGTCCACGTGCATTTACTATACGGGTCTCGACCCGCGCACCATGGAACACGTGTACTGCGCCACGAGCCCTCACGAAAAGGCGCTGCAGCGCGCGCTCATTCAGTACCGCAACCCAAAGAATCACGCCCTCGTGCGCGAGGCGCTCGTGAAAGCGGGGCGCGAGGACCTTATTGGGTTCGATGCGAAATGCCTGGTACGGCCTGCGGGCGCAAAGGGCGGCAAGGGCGCGCAGCATGGCGGAAAGTCCGGGCAGGCAGGGCATGCCCGCAGCAAAGGCAAGGGTACGCAGGCCAAACGCGGTAGGTCGCGCCACGAAAACGACTCGCGTGGCGAGCAGCGTTCGGGCAGCACGCGCAACGACAAGCGCACGTCGCGGAACGCGAATACGAAACCAGGAGGCAAACCCCAAGGCAACCGCCGCAATGGCGGAGCTAGCGGCGCAGGAAAGAAGCCAGCAGGCGCTGAAGCACGGCGCGGAGCAGGCCATCCGAAGAAACGGTAGTCGTAGGAACGGCTTCCTGCTGATAGTTGGGATGATGCCGCAAGAACACCCAGCGACAAATAAGCGTAATGGCCAGGCCGATGAGACCCACGGCCAAGAATGATGCGGCGATCTCGACTGCCGTCCAGTTTTGCTCGAAGGCGGCATAGGCTGTCGCCAGAACGAAGAAGCCCGAAATGACGCCCGTGATAACGGTGAACGCGCGAATGAGGATGACCTTCGCGCGATTGGGCGAATAGCGCCACGCAGCCACAAGGTAAATGACCGCCGCGACGACTGCCAGAATAATGAGAAGCGGAATGATCCGCGATAGACGTGCAACCATTCCGCTTCCTTTCTCTTATGCGGCCAGCATGCGCATGGCCATGAACGCTTGACCTAGCTAAAGCTCACCTGGGGAGCAACATCGGCGCCAACGTTGGCGATGAAGCTCTGGCGCTTCGTGAAGCCCATAGGGCCCGCCACGAGCACGCCCGGGAACGTCTGGATGGCGTTGTTGTACTTCATGACCGTGTCGTTGAAGCTCTGACGCATGTAGCTGATCTTGTCTTCCGTTTCGGAAAGCTCATTCTGCAGCGCAATGAAGTTCTGATTTGCCTTCAGATCGGGATACGCTTCGCTCACGGCAAACAGGCTCTTCAGGGTATCGGAAAGCGCATTGCTCGCTTCCATCTTTTCCTCGGGCGAACTGGCATTCATGCATGCCGTGCGCGCTTCAGTAACCGCCTGCAGCGTCTTGCTCTCGTGCGCGGCATAGCCCTTCACGGTTTCCACCAGGTTCGGAATGAGATCGAGACGACGCTGGAGCTGGACGTCGATTTGCGCCCAAGCGTTGTCAACGGCGTTGCGCAGCTTCACCAGGTTGTTGAACAGCCCGATAACGATAAGCACCAGAACAACGACAACGACCAGAATGATAATTGCCACCATGAGAGACCCTTCCCTCGAATTACATTGAGGCCATTTTAGCACGTGCCAACTGGGATGATACGGAAATCTAAAAGCGCTCGCTCAAAACGAGAATGCATGCTTCCAAAAGCACCCGAAAACAAAAAAGAGCCGCACCCCGAGGGGCACGGCGCATGATGCGATATGCAGCTTCGCCTAGCGCTGCGGCAGGAGCGCTGCGCGGACCGGCGAGAACGACGTGGTACGCGTCCAGTAGCCCTTCACCTGCGCAGCCGAGGAAAGCGCCGCAGCCGCCTGGTGGGACTCGCATACGGCAAACGTACCCGAGCCACTGCCGCACAGCAGCACGTCGGCAACACCCGGCGCCTGCGAAGCGAACTGGGCAATCTCGGCAAGCTCGGGAAGCAGCTTCTGCGCCGGAGCCTCCAAGTTATTGAACAGCGGAACCTGCGTGGCCTCCGTCGCCGCGCGCACAGCTTCCAGCTGAGCGGGTTCGGGATACACCGGGCTCTCGTCGAACGTACGGTACGCCTCCGCCGTGGACACACCGCCTTCAGGACGGATGATGACCACGGAATCGCGACGCGGCGCCAGCGTAGCCACCGGCTCGTCGCCACGACCCTGCAGCAACATGCAGCCACCATGCAGGAAGAAACGCACGTCGGCGCCCAGCTGCTGCGCCACATGAGCAACAGCCTCATGATCGGCGGGAATGCCCCACAGGTGAGCCGCGCCCAACAGCGCAGCCGCGGCGTCGGCGCTGCCGCCACCCAGGCCCGTCTGATGCGGAATGTGCTTTTCGATAACCAGGCGAATGCATTCGTCCTCTTCGCGGCCCAGCTCCTGCGCCAGCGCATGCACCGCCTTGCATGCCAGGTTGTCCTGCGAGGGAATGTCGAGAGGCTCGATGCCCTCACGCCAGATGACCGTGGCCTCAACCTGCAGGCCGCTGCCCGCATCTACGTCAACCTTCACTTCGCGCAACGGCTGAGCGGCATCGCAAGGCTCCAACAGCGTAACGTGCTCGCCCGCACCCACATGCGTCATACGCACGCCATCGTGCATGGACAGCGCATGCATAACCGTAAGCGCATTGTGGTATCCGCCTTCCTGGCGTTCGCCAATGCCCAGGTAGAGGTTCACTTTCGCAGGAGCGATAAGATTGATGGTCTTCACGGTAATCCTTCGTTCGTAGTCGGGTTACTTAGTTGATGGTTCACTATTCGCGGCAGCCGCTTCGGCCTTCGCCGCCTTACGCGCGGAACGCCGTGCGGAGAAGAAATCCTTCAGAAGCTGCGAGCATTCCTCTTCGCATACGCCCGCCGTAACGGGAAACGCATGGTTCAAGCGCTCGTCCTCATTGATGCGATACAGCGTACCCAGCGCACCAGCCTTCGGATCGCTTGCGCCATACACGCACCGCGCAATGCGCGCCTGGTGCATAAGGCCCGCGCACATGATGCACGGCTCGAGCGTAACGTACACCGTGCAGTCGGAAAGACGCCACGCTTCCAGTTCGCGCGAAGCCTGCAGCATGGCCAGGAATTCGGCATGACCCGAGGGGTCCATATCACGTTCGCGCCGGTTGCACGCCTGCGCGATAACGCGCGGTTCTGCAAGCGGCTTGCGCGTACCCTTGTCGATGGGATGGTACACGACCACCGCACCGATGGGCACCTCGCCCGCTGCACCCGCCAAACGCGCCTGCTCCAAAGCAAGCTGCATGTATTCGATATCGCGTTCTTCCATAACGTTCAGAATTATATGGTAAGCTAACGCGAGCGGTATGCGCATTCGCGCATGTCCATCGAATACGGAGGAATGGCCGAGTGGTTTAAGGCGGCAGTCTTGAAAACTGTTGAGCTGAAAGGTTCCGTGGGTTCGAATCCTACTTCCTCCGCCATACATGTTCTCGCAGGTCCCGAGAGGGGCCTGTTTCATTCCATCCCGGCATTCATCCCCATCCGCCCTGCTGGGCACTCGCTCCGCTGCTCGCGTGGTTTAGGCCCTTTACAGGCCTAAACCTACGCTCGTGCGCTGCGCTGTTCATCAGTTTTTACTTCGCGCTTTGCTGAGCAAAGCGCTGGTTTTAGTGGTGTTCACAGTGTCCCTGCAGGGCGGATGGGGATGAATACAGCATTGGAAGTTGAGCCCTCCCCCGGACCGCAGATGCATGGCGATGGAAGGACTCAGGCCTTGGGGTCTTTCCGACGCAGCCTTCAAGACGCCTATGGGAGCGCTCAATGCGGAAGAAGCGCGTTGCCCAGGAGAAGACGCACAAGGCAAACGCGTGCAACCACGCAATCTTCCACGCGCACGATACCGAGCAATAGGTAAGCGCAAACAACCCTCCCCCTATTCATCGATGTGTGATGCTTGGGTGTCGATTGGAGCTGATGGGATGAAGAGTTCGGCTGATTCGTGGTTCTAGGAGTAACCTCGGAAGATAGAGAGTTAGACATGCCAAACTGATTGGACCTGCACTATGTTCGTACATGAATATGGAAACCCCGACGACCCCACTGTTATCCTGCTGGCACCCATGATGATGTCGGGAGAAGACATCTACCGCATGATGAGCCCCCACTTCGCGAACTCCTACCACATCATCGCGCCCGACCAGGGAGGTCACGGCGATGCTGGCGCATACGTAAGCGCCGACGACGAATGCGCACAGCTGAAGCACTACCTGGTAAAACAGGGCATAACCGATATCGAGCTGGTGTACGGCTCCTCGCTGGGCGTTGCCGTTGGCTGGCGCCTCTTTCTGGACAATGGCTTCACCATCCATCACGCCTGGTTCGATGGCGTGCTCTTCCGCGAAAGCGCGCCATTCTTCGAGTTCGCCTTCAGGACCATGTTCAAGCAGAAGAAGCGCTCGCCGGCCAAGCGTTCCGTTGACGCATCAAAGGGACTCGAAGATAAATACGGACACGAGCGCGCCGTAATGATGACCAGGAACTTCAACCGCATCACCGAAAGCGACATCGACGCCATCTGCCACACCTGCTGCAATTACCCCCTTGCGAAGCTCACGCCCGATCAGCAAGCACGCTTGCATCTGGACTACGGCAGCAAGGACCCCACATTCCGCCAATCCCGCCGCGGCATCGCCACGTGCATGCCGAACGTTGGCATTACCATTCGCAAAGGCTATCCGCATTGCGGATACGTTGCCGCACACACCAAGGAATACGTGAAGGAAATCGAGGAATTCATCCGCGCGTAGTCCCCGTCGAAACGCACCGACCCCACAACCCGCCTGAATGCAGTATCCTGCTTGCACGACGAAGGGAGCAACGCTGGATACGACAAGGCAAACAATCGAGTATTACGAGACGCACGCCGGGGAATTCGCATCGAGCACCCTGGATGTCGATTTCAGCGAAACGCAACGCGCTTTTACCACGCTGCTTCCCGAAGGCGCGCGCATACTCGATTTCGGCTGCGGGTCGGGGCGCGACGCAAGGCAATTCCTTGCGGCAGGGTTCAACGTCACCGCCACCGACGGAAGCGCCGAGCTCTGCCGCGTCGCCTCCGAGGCAGCCGGTATCCCCGTACGACATGAGCGATTCGAAGACCTGTGCGAAACAAACGCTTACGACGGCATTTGGGCATGTTCTTCCATACTGCACCTACCGAAGAACGAACTAGCCCAGGTCATTACCAAGATGGCCAATGCACTGCGCACCCACGGCATTGCCTACGCATCGTTCAAGTACGGCACGAGCGAAGGCATGCGCAATGGCCGATACTTCACCGATTTCACCGAAGAGACGTTTCGCGTATTCCTGGAATCCATCCCCCATCCGGGCCTTGCGCTTGAACGCACCTGGATCACGCAGGACGTTCGCCCCAACCGCTCCCACGAACGCTGGCTCAACGTCATCTTGCACAAAGCATAGCCCTCCACGCAAAGAAGGATAGCAAGCACAGCACGAACATACCTCCGCCCCCATTCGCCCTTGCACATGCATGGCCAACAAGACGCTAATGGTGACGCAAACAAAATCTCCGTCCCCTGTTCCACAGGGCATAAGGAAAGGGCCCCGAAGGGCCCTTCCAAAGTGATAGCCATTGCGCAATTGGCAAGCGGGACTAGCCTTTTACGGCAACGCCATACCAGGCAGTGCCCTCATCATTCCAACCAAGCGAAACGAGGTTCTTGTGCTCGCTTTCGCTGGTGGTGAAGTTATGCGCACCCGAGGTGGCATTCGGATTGTACTCACGCAGCACCTTCACACCTTGGGCGTCGTCGGAATACCAGCCGATGCCCTCGTATTTCCAACCGAGCCCACTCAGCCAATCACGCTCCTCGGCGCTCATCGTGTAATGATGGTCGCCGCCATTCGGGTTGTACAGGCGGTAGACCGGTACCGAGCTGCTGGAAGGCGCATACCAACCGATACCCTCATAGGTCCAGCCCAGAATCGTGAGGCCATCACGCTCTTCCTCGGAAGCCGTGTAGAAGTGCTCACCCGAATTGGGGTTGTACAGACGGAACAGCGCCTGAGCCGAAGCAGAATCGGAAACAATCAGGAACGTGGCGCTCTGCTCGCCCTCGTAGCTGCCCATTCCGGTAACGGTCACCGTAGCGGTGCCAAGCTCGGTATTGTTCTTGTACTCCACCGTGTAATCGACGTTCTCCTCGAGCGTGATATCGCCGTCGGTCACCGTCACTTCAGGCTCGATAGCCTCGCCCGTGAAGACCTGGTTCGCAATCGCGGAAATAGTGCACTCCGAGAGGTCGCCCTTATGAACAACGAGCAACGAATCGGTCTGGTTCCACAGACGCTTGCCAGCAATCGTGGTGCCGGATCCAGCCAGGTACTCATCGATGAGGGAACCCATTACCGTACGCACTTCGTTGGTGGTAGAAGCATTAGCAACGTTGTACGTAACCGCATCGGAAGCAGTCGTCTCAACCGCCGACGTGCATTCCGTAATGGAAAGCACCATAGGAGCGGCAATGAAGCTCGTGGCATCCGTTTCCGAAGACGTCGTGCTGGGGAAGAACTTCAGCTGCGAATTCGCCTCGTACGTCAGCTCGTTAGAAGCCTTGCCCTGGGAAGCATCGCCACCCCAGGTAACATAATCGCCACCGCCCCACGCCACGCCCGCGTCGCTCAGCAGGTCGGTCAACGACACATACGTCACTGCCGTCGTCACGTTCCAAACGTCACGCTTGTAATAGAGGCCCGAAACAGGCGAACCGCTGCTCTGCAGCGCCTCGAATTCTTCTTGGGTATAGCTCTTAGCCAACGTCGCCTCATGATTGCCCGTCTTCTGATAGACGGAAATCAACGACGTGCTCTCGGCATATGCCTGAGCAGGCTGTGCAACCGCACCCGCCACGGCAAGCGCCAACACGCCCGCCGCAAGCAATCCCACCACCTTTCGTATTGAGCTCGATTTAAGCAACGCACTTTGCACGCGTTCTCCCATCCTGCAACTCCTTCCTTTATTCTCATCCGCGTTTCTTCTTTTTTGCGGATAATTACCAATGCACGAATGCCTAGGTCCTCAACACCCCCTGCAGAGAATTACCTCTTCAGAGAAGGCAATCAATCCATGCTAGGCCACCGTGATGACCAAATCGCTACAGGCCGTACCAGCCAATACCCTCGGCACGCCAGCCAACCTTCACGAGCATGTCATTCTCTTCCTTACTCGTGGTGTAGTTATGAGAACCAGACTGGGCGTTGGGGTTGTACTGCCTGTACAATGCAACGGTCTTGGCATCGTCGGAATACCAGCCGATGCCCTCGTAGACCCAGCCGACCTTCACCAAGCCGTCGCGCTCCTCCACGCTTGCCGTGTAGTGATGGTCTCCCCCATTCGGGTTGTACAAACGATACACGGGCGTGTTGCTACTCGAGGGCGCCGTCCATCCAATGCCCTCGTAGACCCAGCCCAGCTTCACCAAGTAATCGCGCTCGGACGCGCTTGCCGTATAGAAGTGCTCGCCGCCATTGGGGTTGTACAGACGATTCATGGGCACTGCTTCCGCCACGATGGTGAACTGCGCCGTGGCGCTTCCCGTCCACGACCCCACGCCCGCAACGGTAATCATGGCGGTTCCCACGTTCACGTTGTTGGAATAGGCAAGCGTATAATCCGTGCCTTCGGCAAGAACCGTGCCGCCCACGCTTACCTCCACCGTAGGCTCGATGGCGCTGCCCGTATAGTCGTACGTAGACGCATCGAAGGAAATCTGCGCGTCTTCCAGGCTAAACGGCACCAATGTAAAGCGCTTGCCGCCATTCGTGCCAGCCACATCGTCACTATTCGCTACAACAAGCTCACGCACGGCAGTCGCACTCGGATAGCACGTAACCGAAACGCCATCGCAATCTGCAAACGCGCCCTTGGTCCTGCTCGTCGCAATGTTCGAAGGCAGAGAGGAATCCTGCGTAAGGAACGTGAGCGAAACGAGCCCCGTGCAGCCCTTGAATGCCGAAGAGTCCAAAACGTCAACGTTCTCGGGCAACGTAAGACTCGTGATACCCGTGCAATATGCAAACGCGTGATCGCCAATGGTGGTGAGCTTAGAGCCCTCGGCGAACGTCACCTCGCTCAACGTACCACCGTAGCTGGTGTTCGCCGAGCCAAACGCGTAGTTTCCGATGGCCGTTACCGTAGCGGGAATAGACACGGCATGAACCTTCAGCTTTGACGTATTGGCAAGGTCGCCCTTGTAGTTGGCCTCGAGCTCGCCGCCAAAGGCATTGCTGGCGATAGACGTCACCTCGTAGGTAACGCCATCATGATCAACCGAAGCGGGAATGACAATGTCCACGGAATCGCGCTGCGAATTTACCTGAAGGCCCGTAACGGCCGCCGTTGCGGTTACATCGTCGTAGCTATAGAGCAACTCGTACACGGGAGCATCGATGATCTGGAACGACCCGGAAATCGTGCCCGTATAGGAACCCTTGCCCGTAGCGGTAAACGTTGCCGTACCCGCTTCCACATTATTCTGGTACTCAATTTCGTAATCGGTTCCACACGTAAGCTCGGCCCCACCGTAATACAGGGTCACAGGCGTAAACGCCGTTCCATCGTACACCTGATCGGGGGCGCTGTAGGTGGCATACGCCAGATCGAGCGCCTCGCCCGAGTCGGTGATATTGAAGAACATGTTTGCGTAATTCGAGAAGTTGGAATTCGCCACGAAGCGAACCGTCACGGAGCCAATCGTCGTACCGCCGGCAACGCCCACGTTATTCGCATGCGCAGAAGACGCGCCCTCATCATCGGAATTCGCATTGCCGTACACGAGTCGATAATCCACGCCCTCTACCAGCGTATGCTCTACGCCGTTTATCGTGCACGTCACGCCCGACACACTGGGTTCAACAGGCGTTCCGCCCGCGTACGGAAGCGTTGTAGAAGGATGAAGCGCTTCGTCATTCAACGTGGACTTTACCCACGGATACGTTTGCCCCGCATACTCCAACACGACGTTGTCGAAATCGCATTCGGTCATGATGCTTATGGGCTTGATGCGATACGTGCCCTTGGCCTGCGTACCCGCCTGGAACTTGGTAGACCCCTCAGCAGGCTCGATAGTCACGGTATACGCGCCCGCGTTCGTGGGCGCATTCACCTCTTCGCCCTTGGAGTTCTTCACGCTCACAATGCGATATTCGGAAGGATCGAGCTGAACGCTGCCCGACATTACCTTCAAAGATGCCTCCGTGGGCATCTGGGATTCGTAATTGAAGGTCACCGCATCAGCCGTAACCTTGCATGAGGCAATGCTGCCGGCAACAATGCCATACGACACGCCCGAGATGGTGCCCGAATACGCCCCCATGCCATGCACGGTAGCCAGATACCCCGAGCCCAGCTCCACGGCTCCCGCTTGGGGCTCAACGTAGTAGTCGACATTCTGCACGAGTTCCTGCCCCGCAAGAGTCACACTCACGGTGGGCACGCTTTCCCCACCCGTA
This genomic stretch from Denitrobacterium detoxificans harbors:
- a CDS encoding leucine-rich repeat domain-containing protein: MSVVKRGMAAVLALALAAACLVVGVGVARALSTDPTYDWYTPGQSSYVLSTVGDICGFANLVNGTADVDGDGVADEAVTFQGATVTVAESWNGSYSFGGMSWTPIGSAEHPFLGSFNGGGSTFDNFRICVGTSDADAIDRTSYRGFFGYVGGDVSNVAVGSNASLVAESDTLVFNHVGMVAGYCGGSLSNCSNAASVRVSSDAVQTKDALQMVGYVGGVAGSCAGSVTNCSNAGALTISSGTTPETDLETSRIVQYVGGVAGFCGDETRVGTSKEAVEAEASQHGSISGCVNTAQITVDTPSTSGVDRFGSTAYARSEAVGGIVGYSQGSVSNCVNGRQASNGSVSNVGYIRAEHGTSVGGIVGSLRYFMQCDNVTSIASGDDGNENDPIVVSDCVNYGDLYGLNSVGGVVGASGSYTTISGCMNMYKTYTSGDTTTEVRSYVVATRWNKPAPAGIVGNTHGDVCYCANFATIMSATWSNESTRDVNVASGYYAAGIAGFLTPYEKKDEATNVYEPSSPIPECYGCYNEGTIIAKSGMRQRGIVGENEGYVHDNILVRGMVENDNCVYGDEESETEASGSASNNVVYTTEQLRSADAVALLNTVGNAGAWSTYWVASNGDAESYDANMGYPMISWNSPWSSATDLSAGTAVVAKDAVYTGGESVPTVSVTLAGQELVQNVDYYVEPQAGAVELGSGYLATVHGMGAYSGTISGVSYGIVAGSIASCKVTADAVTFNYESQMPTEASLKVMSGSVQLDPSEYRIVSVKNSKGEEVNAPTNAGAYTVTIEPAEGSTKFQAGTQAKGTYRIKPISIMTECDFDNVVLEYAGQTYPWVKSTLNDEALHPSTTLPYAGGTPVEPSVSGVTCTINGVEHTLVEGVDYRLVYGNANSDDEGASSAHANNVGVAGGTTIGSVTVRFVANSNFSNYANMFFNITDSGEALDLAYATYSAPDQVYDGTAFTPVTLYYGGAELTCGTDYEIEYQNNVEAGTATFTATGKGSYTGTISGSFQIIDAPVYELLYSYDDVTATAAVTGLQVNSQRDSVDIVIPASVDHDGVTYEVTSIASNAFGGELEANYKGDLANTSKLKVHAVSIPATVTAIGNYAFGSANTSYGGTLSEVTFAEGSKLTTIGDHAFAYCTGITSLTLPENVDVLDSSAFKGCTGLVSLTFLTQDSSLPSNIATSRTKGAFADCDGVSVTCYPSATAVRELVVANSDDVAGTNGGKRFTLVPFSLEDAQISFDASTYDYTGSAIEPTVEVSVGGTVLAEGTDYTLAYSNNVNVGTAMITVAGVGSWTGSATAQFTIVAEAVPMNRLYNPNGGEHFYTASASERDYLVKLGWVYEGIGWTAPSSSNTPVYRLYNPNGGDHHYTASVEERDGLVKVGWVYEGIGWYSDDAKTVALYRQYNPNAQSGSHNYTTSKEENDMLVKVGWRAEGIGWYGL